From Pedosphaera parvula Ellin514, one genomic window encodes:
- a CDS encoding type II secretion system protein, which translates to MPSRSIRKQSRLETVAFTLIELLVVIAIIAILASLFLPALATAKEKGKRAACQSNLHQALLALHMYGNDFQDKVPSGREPKNANAWHAVRMSLLGWTNLVEYSGNIQIMDCPNIVFNTNVLNRYNANYGYLIGYQYLGDAVPPGAADYPWHSPVKTTESGTNIIIADANHWSPADGFHVIAHRKNGALVINGSAFVYTAVGQNAKDLGAVGGNIGYLDGSVAWKKIDQMRTNQAASYAGYYYGNW; encoded by the coding sequence ATGCCCTCGAGATCCATTCGTAAGCAGAGCAGATTAGAGACCGTCGCCTTCACGTTGATCGAACTGCTGGTCGTCATTGCCATCATTGCCATTTTGGCTTCCCTGTTCCTTCCCGCGCTCGCCACTGCCAAGGAAAAAGGCAAACGCGCTGCGTGTCAGAGTAACCTGCACCAGGCACTTCTCGCCCTGCACATGTACGGAAATGATTTCCAGGACAAGGTGCCTTCCGGCCGGGAACCGAAGAACGCAAATGCATGGCATGCCGTGCGCATGTCCCTTCTTGGCTGGACCAACCTTGTTGAATACTCCGGCAATATTCAGATAATGGATTGCCCAAACATTGTCTTCAATACCAACGTCCTAAATCGCTACAATGCCAATTATGGTTATCTGATCGGTTATCAGTATTTAGGCGATGCTGTTCCCCCTGGTGCTGCAGATTATCCCTGGCATTCCCCTGTGAAAACTACTGAGTCTGGCACGAACATAATCATCGCCGATGCAAACCATTGGTCTCCTGCAGATGGTTTTCATGTGATTGCCCACCGGAAAAACGGAGCCCTGGTAATCAATGGTTCCGCATTTGTTTACACTGCTGTGGGCCAAAACGCGAAGGACCTTGGCGCCGTCGGCGGAAACATTGGTTACTTGGATGGCTCGGTAGCCTGGAAGAAAATTGACCAAATGAGAACCAACCAAGCCGCCAGCTATGCCGGTTATTATTACGGCAATTGGTAG
- the queD gene encoding 6-carboxytetrahydropterin synthase QueD — protein MKMELRKTFQFEAAHLLPGLPKTHKCRRLHGHSFKAEIVVSGEVDPKLGWVMDYAEISAAFKPIWEKLDHHYLNEIPGLENPTSEILAIWIWKKLKPKLPQLSEVVVAETCTARCVYRGE, from the coding sequence ATGAAGATGGAATTGAGAAAAACTTTTCAGTTTGAAGCGGCGCATTTGTTGCCGGGATTGCCGAAGACGCACAAATGTCGCCGTCTCCATGGACACAGCTTCAAGGCGGAAATCGTGGTGTCAGGTGAAGTGGATCCGAAGCTGGGCTGGGTGATGGATTACGCGGAAATTTCAGCGGCTTTCAAGCCGATCTGGGAGAAACTGGATCATCATTATTTAAACGAAATTCCCGGATTAGAGAACCCGACGAGCGAAATTTTGGCAATCTGGATTTGGAAGAAACTGAAGCCAAAGCTGCCGCAGTTGAGTGAAGTCGTGGTGGCGGAGACGTGCACGGCGAGATGTGTTTATAGAGGGGAATAA